From a region of the Pogona vitticeps strain Pit_001003342236 chromosome 7, PviZW2.1, whole genome shotgun sequence genome:
- the ATP8B3 gene encoding phospholipid-transporting ATPase IK, whose protein sequence is MTSEDSSGEAKEFTWVVKANDRPYHDQFRKKHTWCLKRKKYTDNGIKTAKYNILTFLPLNLYEQFQRLVNLYFLSIIILQTVPQISTLPWFALMFPLLILLSIRGIRDLIDDIARHRSDWEINNRPCEILMGKSFSQKKWSDIHVGDIVCLRKDSFVPADLLLLSSSEPNSLCYVETMDIDGETNLKYRQALLVTHEQLTGEEAMASFDGTVTCEEPNSRMNSFIGTLEWRGEKYALDGEKILLRGCRIRNTEACYGLVIYAGFDTKIMKNCGKVKLKKTKLSVLMDRLVFLITMVLLLLSFGLAVGSGLWAERFRQEHAYLSAFYDKISSVTYAVYAFFGFIILFSLVIPMSMLITFEFIYLVNSCFINWDVEMYYAAKDTPAKARSTSLNDQLGQIEYVFSDKTGTLTQNIMTFKKCCINGKIYGSSHGGTRTERTDNILNQNKYHDGKMEFYDPDLLDAIQQNNNPVVREFMRLLALCHTVMVEEKQNELIYQAASPDEEALVSAARNLGYVFLSRTQDTITISELGVERTYKVLALLDFNSVRKRMSVLVQDPEGCIKLYTKGADTVILERIKSGQATEGGTLKALDSFAEETLRTLCLATKDVDREAYAVWSQKHHAASVSLQDRAQKLDKVYEEIEKDLKLLGATAIEDKLQDGVPETIDLLKRGGLKVWVLTGDKRETAVNIGYACQLLSDDMTILEEEEISEILEPSWHSSSSLDSSGKSLCKGSFLPSWGSSGEGKKALVVTGDFLDKIFHMEGEKVAKRKAGLFARLGRRTAADDADKDLGSLVEKAFVELATGCQAVICCRVTPKQKALVVQMVKRHKKTTSLAIGDGANDVNMIKTADIGVGISGQEGMQAVQCSDYAIAQFRFLQRLLFVHGRWAYLRICKFLRYFFFKTFASMMVQIWFAFYTGFTAQPLLESWFLALYNVFYTSYPVLCLGLFEQDVSAKKSLQFPELYKVGQKDQLFNFWTFCLAFLHGSLVSLCNFYITFWAMGDRASVHVVGDYQSFGMIIATSAILTVILEIMLEYRYWTIFSILAIIISFIFYCLFSYLTQSFMAYEFSYVSFPSPDATKNALTDPTALLVVLLCVVVNIIPSLAVRFVSSCVTPATMSEMLDARDMKRNSKPVELTSHFWRTNRSLRRSSYAFSHKEGYADLISRGASLRIKGPRNKARQNGIPSTPSLGQDSLGPSRGASPAPDTVAKLKVQRS, encoded by the exons ATGACGAGCGAGGATTCATCCGGGGAGGCCAAAG AATTCACCTGGGTGGTGAAAGCCAACGACCGGCCTTACCATGACCAGTTCCGGAAGAAACACACGTGgtgtctgaagaggaagaaatacACA GATAATGGCATCAAGACAGCCAAGTACAACATACTCACGTTCCTCCCTCTCAACCTTTACGAGCAGTTTCAACGCCTGGTCAACCTGTATTTCCTGTCCATCATTATATTACAG acGGTACCCCAAATTTCCACCTTGCCGTGGTTTGCCCTCATGTTCCCGCTCTTGATCCTCCTCAGCATCCGAGGCATCCGTGACTTGATTGATGACATT GCACGGCACCGAAGTGACTGGGAAATCAACAACCGGCCGTGTGAGATCTTGATGGGGAAAAG tTTCAGCCAGAAAAAATGGAGCGACATCCACGTGGGGGATATCGTTTGCCTTCGTAAAGACAGTTTTGTGCCG GCCGACCTTCTCTTATTATCCAGCTCGGAGCCAAACAGCCTCTGCTACGTGGAAACAATGGACATTGATGG GGAGACGAATCTAAAATACAGGCAGGCCCTACTGGTGACCCACGAGCAGCTGACCGGTGAAGAGGCCATGGCTTCTTTTGATG GCACAGTGACGTGCGAAGAGCCCAACAGCCGGATGAACAGCTTCATCGGCACCCTGGAGTGGCGTGGAGAGAAATACGCTCTTGATGGCGAGAAGATCTTGCTCCGTGGTTGCCGGATACGGAACACGGAGGCCTGCTACGGCCTTGTTATCTATGCCG GATTTGATACCAAAATCATGAAAAACTGCGGGAAGGTCAAGCTGAAGAAAACCAAGCTCAGTGTTCTCATGGACCGCCTGGTGTTTCTG ATCACAATGGTTCTGCTGCTCCTCTCATTTGGACTTGCCGTTGGCTCCGGGTTGTGGGCCGAAAGGTTCCGTCAGGAGCACGCCTACCTCTCTGCTTTCTACGACAAAATCAGCTCAGTCACGTACGCTGTCTATGCCTTTTTTGGATTCATCATCCTCTTCAGCCTCGTGATCCCCATGTCCATGCTCATCAC GTTTGAGTTCATCTACCTGGTCAACAGCTGCTTCATCAACTGGGACGTCGAAATGTACTACGCAGCCAAAGATACGCCGGCGAAAGCTCGAAGCACAAGTTTGAACGACCAGCTGGGGCAGATAGAATACGTTTTCTCCGATAAGACGGGCACCTTGACGCAAAACATCATGACCTTCAAGAAATGTTGCATTAACGGGAAAATCTACG GTTCATCCCACGGTGGCACCAGAACTGAACGAACG gacaaCATTTTGAACCAGAACAAATACCATGATGGGAAAATGGAGTTTTATGACCCAGATCTTTTGGACGCAATACAGCAAAACAACAATCCTGTAGTGCGGGAATTCATGCGCTTGCTCGCCCTGTGCCATACCGTGATGGTGGAGGAGAAACAGA ATGAGTTGATTTATCAAGCGGCCTCCCCTGATGAAGAAGCCCTGGTGTCGGCGGCCAGAAATCTGGGCTACGTCTTTCTCTCCCGGACCCAAGACACAATCACCATCAGCGAGTTGGGAGTGGAGAGAACTTACAAGGTCTTAGCACTCCTGGACTTCAACAGCGTGCGGAAACGCATGTCCGTCCTAG taCAAGACCCCGAGGGCTGCATCAAGCTTTACACCAAAGGGGCCGACACTGTGATCTTAGAGAGAATTAAAAGTGGCCAGGCCACGGAGGGGGGCACCTTAAAGGCACTGGAT AGTTTTGCCGAGGAAACTCTGAGGACACTCTGCTTAGCGACCAAAGATGTGGACCGGGAGGCGTACGCCGTGTGGAGCCAGAAGCACCATGCCGCCAGTGTCTCGTTGCAGGATCGGGCCCAAAAACTGGACAAAGTGTATGAGGAGATCGAGAAAGACCTCAAG CTGCTGGGTGCGACAGCCATAGAGGACAAGTTACAAGATGGGGTTCCCGAAACCATCGATCTGCTGAAACGAGGGGGCCTTAAAGTGTGGGTGCTGACTGGGGACAAACGAG AGACTGCAGTCAACATCGGCTACGCGTGTCAGCTGCTTTCGGACGACATGACAATCTTGGAAGAAGAGGAGATCAG tgagaTCCTTGAACCATCCTGGCACAGCTCTAGCAGCCTAGACAGCAGTGGAAAATCTCTTTGTAAAGGTTCGTTCTTACCCTCCTGGGgatcatcaggagaaggcaaAAAAGCATTGGTGGTCACTGGAGACTTCTTG GACAAAATCTTCCACATGGAAGGAGAGAAGGTGGCCAAGAGGAAAGCCGGCCTTTTCGCACGCTTGGGCCGCCGGACCGCTGCGGACGACGCCGATAAAGACCTCGGCAGCCTGGTGGAGAAGGCCTTCGTTGAGCTGGCCACCGGCTGCCAGGCTGTGATCTGTTGCCGGGTGACTCCCAAGCAGAAAGCCCTTGTGGTCCAGATGGTCAAGCGGCACAAGAAAACCACCTCCTTGGCCATCGGAGACGGTGCCAACGACGTCAACATGATCAAAA CAGCTGATATCGGGGTCGGGATCAGCGGCCAGGAAGGCATGCAGGCCGTCCAGTGCAGTGACTACGCCATCGCCCAGTTCCGCTTCCTCCAGCGCCTCCTCTTTGTCCACGGGCGGTGGGCCTACCTCCGGATCTGCAAATTCCTGCGCTACTTCTTCTTCAAGACCTTCGCCAGCATGATGGTCCAGATCTGGTTTGCCTTCTACACGGGCTTCACGGCACAG CCTCTGCTGGAAAGCTGGTTCCTTGCCCTTTACAATGTCTTCTACACGTCTTATCCGGTGTTGTGCCTGGGATTGTTTGAGCAG GATGTCAGTGCGAAGAAGAGCCTTCAATTTCCCGAACTCTACAAGGTGGGCCAGAAAGACCAACTTTTCAATTTCTGGACTTTCTGCCTGGCATTCCTCCACGGCTCACTTGTCTCCTTGTGCAACTTCTACATCACTTTTTGGGCCATGGGGGACCGGGCCAGCGTCCACGTCGTAGGAGATTATCAGTCCTTCGGCATGATCATCGCGACCTCGGCCATATTGACTGTGATTTTGGAG ATCATGCTGGAGTACAGATACTGGACCATCTTTTCCATCCTGGCCATCATCATCAGCTTCATATTCTACTGCCTTTTCTCCTACCTCACTCAAAGTTTCATGGCCTACGAGTTCTCTTATGTGTCTTTCCCCTCTCCTG aTGCCACCAAAAACGCCCTGACGGATCCGACAGCTTTGCTGGTAGTCCTGCTCTGTGTGGTGGTGAACATCATCCCCTCCCTTGCTGTGCGCTTCGTGAGCAGCTGCGTGACCCCGGCCACCATGTCAGAA ATGCTTGATGCCCGAGACATGAAGCGGAACTCAAAGCCCGTGGAGCTGACCTCCCACTTCTGGAGGACCAACCGGTCGCTGAGGCGCTCCAGCTACGCTTTCTCTCACAAGGAAGGCTATGCCGACCTCATCTCTCGAGGAGCCAGCCTGCGGATCAAGGGTCCCCGGAACAAAGCCCGACAGAACGGCATCCCGAGCACCCCCTCGCTCGGCCAAGACAGCCTTGGGCCGTCCAGAGGGGCCTCTCCCGCTCCTGACACCGTGGCAAAGCTGAAAGTTCAGCGTTCTTGA